TTTTGCGTAGCCTTGCATGACATTCTTTTCTCGTGTGTCATAAGTGCCGTGGTATAGCATATGCCTTGGATCACATGACTTCGAAGCATGGAGTGGTGATATATCGGCAGGCAGATCCAGCTGTCTTAAGTTGGCTGGGCAACTCGGATGTTTTCTGAACAAGAACTATTGTGCAGAGAACAAACAACTGAGAAAGATCTCCATGGTATATAGCTATATGCAAATCATGGCATCATGCACAGTGGAGTGAAAGTGAACGAACACCATATGTACACCTAAACGATTGGCAGAAGGCAATCCAACAAGTCACCAGTAAAGCATCAGATTTCGTTTAACCGCAGCTTCTTTCCGATGAACCGACGTTTTGCAGGCTTATCGGCCCGCTCTCGGTCGACACTCAATCCTTTTAGAGCATGAAGCAGCATGCCCGAGTCAAAGAAGCCATCTATACGGTCATTGTCAGCAAATGTCTTGAAAAGAGATAGCTTCTTGAGAGAGACCTACATCCACCCatgccatcatcctcgatATCGCCACTGTCCGTAGTTGGCGTATCCGTGCCCCGTCGCACCAAACCAGAGTCGCCACGCACTAGCCGGCCCCGACGATGATCATTTTGGAACCGTTCGGcaaccatctccatctcgcgTGCCCTGCTTGTGCGAGGGCTGACCGCCTTACTGTTGGTGGCTCGGAGCAGCTTCCGAATCTCGTACAAATACGACTCCAGTGTTTGCATCAACCGGGCGGTCTGCCGGTGCTTGGACGAGGCACAGATCGAGATAGAAtcgtctttgatgatgtAACCGATACCAAATCCATCTGCGGATGTCGGTCCGAAACCGAAATGCCTCAGACTCGGGTTGCCGCAGTTGGATGTTGACAAGATCGTGTTGTTGATTTTGTCCCAGCCGGGGTCACTGAAGATGGCCGGAGTGGGCTGCAGTGTGCGGATACCGCGGTAGCTATAGCCGTTCGAGGAGAGGCCATCCTCAGACATGGAGGACGACGTTTTGGGAGAACCGATCGCCGATCCGTTCTCAACGGGGCTCGAGTATCCGTTGGATCCATTTTCAACGCTATTGCCCGCTGACGGACTGTCCTCGTCAAATGATCTTTGCCAAAGACAATACAGGGCGTACAAGTGGCGATCCTGACCCCGGCCCTTGGAGCATTCCTTGGTGATGGCGGTGTGCTTTTCAGTCGCCTTACGAAGAGCGTTGACCTTCTGCTCCGCAGGGTTGTCGCCCCAAAAGGTCTTCACAAAGTCAACACACTCATTGGTGACCGTTCGGATGGCTTCTGTCCGCCCATGCAAGAAGAATTTGGTCATTGCCGGCTCGTAGGTGTTTTCGACGCGACCATACAACCCATAATAAGCGGCTTGAAATGCCATCTGCACAAAGGCATCCGGAGAGAAGCCCATCGAAGTGATGAAATTTTTGCCATATCCTTCAAAGTCAAGAACAGCGAATTcatgctgttgaaggagatcGGCAAGATGAGACTCGGCAAACCGCAAGGCAATGCTCAACTCAGGAACCATGTCCCACTCGAGCTTTCGCGGTGTCGTGCTGACATTGCCAAAGCTCTTGGGGTCCCGCTTTGAAGGATCAGGGCTGGCAGTTGCCCAGAGCGACGGGGCTTGACCGTTGATGGTTTTAGCGAAACGAAGGATCGTATCTGTGTAAACGTCGCTAGCGAAGCGCAGAACCGTGTGGCCGTCGACACCAGTGTGTTCAAAGTTGATCCCAGCACTTCCGTTCTTGCACACAATAATCTGCAGTTTGTCGTACCACCGGTTGGTACAGGTACCAACCTGGACACCTCTGACGACCTCGCTCGTACCACAGAGCATGTTGGCGCAAAGCTGCGACGTATTTTCCGGTTCTGTGTCGTCCAGACAGAGGACAAACAATGCTGTGTCGACAATGTTTAGGCACTCCGAGTTGTTAGACCCCTCGTCCTTGGTTAGTATATCTCTCAGACCCGACCATACTTTCCGATTCTCGGTGCTGAGAACACCAAGGGCACCCTTTGCGGCCTCCTGTACTGGGGTCTGTTCGGCATCGCCAATTATCACCTGCAGATTGACGGCGATATCCTTCTCGCTCATGATCAAGTCGTTGTTATCGTCAAGAACATCAAACCAGTAGAACTGACCCCGGCACAAAACCACGATGTGCTTTGCGTGCGGGTCCTGGCTGATGATACACCCATTGTCCGTGGGTAGACGCGCAGTTCCGAATAGTCGAGAGTACTGGTACATGCATAGTGGTGTGCCTCGGACCGTGTCAGGTGGTAGTTCCTCCCTTCTGACAGCCCGG
The DNA window shown above is from Aspergillus fumigatus Af293 chromosome 1, whole genome shotgun sequence and carries:
- a CDS encoding choline/carnitine O-acyltransferase encodes the protein MSYSSMAVRYFTAPKPLGGVMEAPRSQPSVDARVNASNPTSVNGGSAPAQSREKKGLTFANQDSLPKLPIPDLESTCKKYLEALSALQTPREQEETKAAVQEFLKTDGPILQEKLKNYASSKTSYIEQFWYDSYLNYDNPVVLNLNPFFLLEDDPTPARNNQVTRAASLVVSALSFVRAVRREELPPDTVRGTPLCMYQYSRLFGTARLPTDNGCIISQDPHAKHIVVLCRGQFYWFDVLDDNNDLIMSEKDIAVNLQVIIGDAEQTPVQEAAKGALGVLSTENRKVWSGLRDILTKDEGSNNSECLNIVDTALFVLCLDDTEPENTSQLCANMLCGTSEVVRGVQVGTCTNRWYDKLQIIVCKNGSAGINFEHTGVDGHTVLRFASDVYTDTILRFAKTINGQAPSLWATASPDPSKRDPKSFGNVSTTPRKLEWDMVPELSIALRFAESHLADLLQQHEFAVLDFEGYGKNFITSMGFSPDAFVQMAFQAAYYGLYGRVENTYEPAMTKFFLHGRTEAIRTVTNECVDFVKTFWGDNPAEQKVNALRKATEKHTAITKECSKGRGQDRHLYALYCLWQRSFDEDSPSAGNSVENGSNGYSSPVENGSAIGSPKTSSSMSEDGLSSNGYSYRGIRTLQPTPAIFSDPGWDKINNTILSTSNCGNPSLRHFGFGPTSADGFGIGYIIKDDSISICASSKHRQTARLMQTLESYLYEIRKLLRATNSKAVSPRTSRAREMEMVAERFQNDHRRGRLVRGDSGLVRRGTDTPTTDSGDIEDDGMGGYGFFDSGMLLHALKGLSVDRERADKPAKRRFIGKKLRLNEI